A genomic window from Aquila chrysaetos chrysaetos chromosome 21, bAquChr1.4, whole genome shotgun sequence includes:
- the SLITRK4 gene encoding SLIT and NTRK-like protein 4 isoform X2 — translation MEGTNSLSLFRSLRLLADHKKMFLWLFLVLSSPVSSTTADADISVEICNVCSCVSVENVLYVNCEKVAVYRPNQLKPPWSNFYHLNFQNNLLIILYPNSFLNFTHAVSLQLGNNKLQNIEGGAFMGLSALKQLHLNNNELKILRADTFLGIENLEYLQADYNLIKFIERGAFNKLHKLKVLILNDNLISFLPDNIFRFASLTHLDIRGNRIQKLPYIGVLEHIGRIVELQLEDNPWNCTCDLLPLKAWLENMPYNIYIGEAICETPSDLYGRLLKETNKQELCSMGTGSDFDVRILPPSQLEPGFSTPNGHTTQTSVHRLVTKPPKTTNPSKISGIVAGKALSNRNLSQIVSYQTRVPPLTPCPVPCVCKTHPSDLGLSVNCQERNIESMAELVPKPLNAKKLHVNGNYIKDVDTTDFIEFEGLDLLHLGSNRISVIKGEVFRNLTNLRRLYLNGNQIERLSPEMFAGLHNLQYLYLEYNVIKEILAGTFDLMPNLQLLYLNNNLLRSLPAYIFAGAPLARLNLRNNHFMYLPVSGVLDQLKSLTQIDLEGNPWDCTCDLVALKLWLEKLNEGIVVKELKCETPVQFANIELKSLKNEILCPKLLNKPSALFTSPMPAVTFTTPLGPVRSPPGGPVPLSILILSILVVLILTVFVAFCLLVFVLRRNKKPTVKHEGIGNQECSSMQLQLRKHDHKSNKKDGLGAEAFIPQTIEQMSKSHTCGLKESETGFTFADPPGQKVILRNINDKEKDLLHVDTRKRLSTIDELDELFPGRDSNVFIQNFLESKKEYNSIGVSGFEIRYPEKLQDKKTKKSLIGGNHSKIVVEQRKSEYFELKAKLQGSPDYLQVLEEQTALNKI, via the coding sequence atTCTTTATCTTTGTTCAGGAGCCTAAGGTTGCTTGCTGATCACAAGAAGATGTTTCTGTGGCTCTTTCTGGTTCTGTCATCTCCAGTTTCTTCTACAACTGCAGATGCTGATATATCTGTGGAAATTTGCAATGTTTGCTCCTGTGTGTCAGTTGAAAATGTACTCTATGTCAACTGTGAGAAGGTTGCAGTCTACAGACCAAATCAGCTTAAGCCACCGTGGTCTAATTTTTACCACCTCAACTTTCAAAACAACCTGCTAATTATTCTATATCCAAAttcctttcttaattttacACATGCAGTGTCCTTGCAACTGGGCAATAATAAGTTACAGAACATTGAGGGAGGGGCCTTTATGGGTCTTAGTGCATTAAAACAGTTGCATTTGAACAACAACGAATTAAAGATTCTCCGAGCTGACACTTTCCTTGGCATAGAGAACTTGGAGTATCTCCAAGCTGACTACAATTTAATCAAGTTTATTGAACGGGGAGCCTTCAATAAGCTTCACAAGCTGAAAGTCCTGATCCTTAATGACAATCTGATTTCATTCCTTCCCGATAATATTTTTCGATTTGCTTCTCTAACCCATCTGGATATACGAGGGAATCGAATACAGAAGCTTCCGTACATTGGAGTTCTGGAACACATTGGGCGAATTGTTGAATTGCAGCTGGAAGACAACCCCTGGAATTGTACTTGTGATTTGTTGCCTTTGAAAGCCTGGCTGGAGAACATGCCCTACAACATCTACATCGGAGAAGCTATCTGTGAAACACCTAGTGACTTGTATGGAAGGCTGCTGAAAGAAACCAACAAGCAAGAGCTGTGCTCCATGGGGACGGGGAGTGATTTTGACGTGCGCATTCTGCCTCCCTCACAGCTGGAGCCCGGTTTCAGCACACCGAACGGCCACACCACTCAAACATCAGTGCACAGATTAGTCACAAAGCCGCCAAAGACTACGAATCCTTCGAAGATCTCGGGGATAGTAGCAGGCAAAGCACTATCTAATCGCAATCTCAGTCAAATTGTATCTTACCAGACCAGGGTGCCTCCTTTAACTCCTTGTCCGGTCCCCTGTGTTTGCAAAACGCATCCTTCAGACTTGGGATTAAGTGTAAATTGCCAAGAAAGAAATATAGAGTCGATGGCCGAACTTGTACCAAAACCTTTAAATGCCAAGAAACTGCATGTAAATGGCAATTATATTAAGGATGTGGACACTACAGATTTCATTGAGTTTGAGGGGCTGGATTTGCTACATTTAGGCAGCAATCGGATTTCAGTGATCAAAGGAGAAGTTTTCCGCAACCTTACAAATTTACGGAGATTGTATCTCAATGGCAATCAGATAGAGCGTCTGAGCCCAGAAATGTTTGCTGGCCTCCACAACTTGCAATATCTCTATTTGGAATACAATGTTATCAAAGAAATCCTAGCAGGCACCTTTGACTTAATGCCAAATTTGCAGTTGCTCTACCTAAACAACAATCTTCTGCGAAGCTTGCCAGCGTACATTTTTGCTGGTGCACCACTTGCTAGACTGAATCTGAGGAACAATCATTTCATGTATTTACCTGTAAGTGGCGTTCTTGATCAGCTAAAATCTCTTACGCAAATTGATTTGGAAGGTAATCCATGGGACTGCACTTGTGATTTAGTTGCTTTAAAACTGTGGCTTGAAAAACTAAATGAAGGTATTGTGGTGAAGGAATTGAAATGTGAAACACCTGTACAGTTTGCTAACATTGAACTTAAGTCTCTGAAAAATGAGATCCTCTGTCCTAAACTTTTAAACAAGCCATCTGCTCTGTTCACTAGTCCTATGCCCGCTGTTACTTTTACAACACCACTGGGACCAGTTCGGAGTCCTCCTGGTGGCCCAGTTCCGTTGTCCATCCTGATCTTAAGCATTTTAGTTGTGCTTATTTTAACagtgtttgttgctttttgtcttcttgtttttGTGCTTCGGCGcaacaaaaaaccaactgtAAAGCATGAAGGCATTGGAAATCAAGAATGCAGTTCTATGCAACTGCAGCTAAGAAAGCACGATCACaagtcaaacaaaaaagatgGACTAGGTGCAGAGGCCTTCATTCCTCAAACCATTGAGCAGATGAGCAAAAGCCATACCTGTGGCTTAAAAGAGTCTGAAACGGGCTTCACGTTTGCTGACCCACCAGGGCAAAAAGTCATTCTGAGAAATATTAATGACAAGGAGAAAGATTTATTGCATGTGGATACCAGAAAAAGACTTAGCACAATCGATGAACTGGATGAGTTATTCCCTGGGAGGGATTCCAATGTAtttattcaaaattttcttgaaagtaaaaaagaataCAACAGCATAGGGGTCAGTGGCTTTGAAATACGTTATCCAGAGAAACTACAAGACAAAAAAACTAAGAAATCTCTAATAGGTGGTAATCATAGTAAAATTGTAgtagaacaaagaaaaagtgaatattttGAACTAAAAGCTAAACTTCAAGGTTCACCTGACTACCTACAAGTCCTTGAAGAACAAACAGCTTTGAATAAAATATAG
- the SLITRK4 gene encoding SLIT and NTRK-like protein 4 isoform X1: MFLWLFLVLSSPVSSTTADADISVEICNVCSCVSVENVLYVNCEKVAVYRPNQLKPPWSNFYHLNFQNNLLIILYPNSFLNFTHAVSLQLGNNKLQNIEGGAFMGLSALKQLHLNNNELKILRADTFLGIENLEYLQADYNLIKFIERGAFNKLHKLKVLILNDNLISFLPDNIFRFASLTHLDIRGNRIQKLPYIGVLEHIGRIVELQLEDNPWNCTCDLLPLKAWLENMPYNIYIGEAICETPSDLYGRLLKETNKQELCSMGTGSDFDVRILPPSQLEPGFSTPNGHTTQTSVHRLVTKPPKTTNPSKISGIVAGKALSNRNLSQIVSYQTRVPPLTPCPVPCVCKTHPSDLGLSVNCQERNIESMAELVPKPLNAKKLHVNGNYIKDVDTTDFIEFEGLDLLHLGSNRISVIKGEVFRNLTNLRRLYLNGNQIERLSPEMFAGLHNLQYLYLEYNVIKEILAGTFDLMPNLQLLYLNNNLLRSLPAYIFAGAPLARLNLRNNHFMYLPVSGVLDQLKSLTQIDLEGNPWDCTCDLVALKLWLEKLNEGIVVKELKCETPVQFANIELKSLKNEILCPKLLNKPSALFTSPMPAVTFTTPLGPVRSPPGGPVPLSILILSILVVLILTVFVAFCLLVFVLRRNKKPTVKHEGIGNQECSSMQLQLRKHDHKSNKKDGLGAEAFIPQTIEQMSKSHTCGLKESETGFTFADPPGQKVILRNINDKEKDLLHVDTRKRLSTIDELDELFPGRDSNVFIQNFLESKKEYNSIGVSGFEIRYPEKLQDKKTKKSLIGGNHSKIVVEQRKSEYFELKAKLQGSPDYLQVLEEQTALNKI, from the coding sequence ATGTTTCTGTGGCTCTTTCTGGTTCTGTCATCTCCAGTTTCTTCTACAACTGCAGATGCTGATATATCTGTGGAAATTTGCAATGTTTGCTCCTGTGTGTCAGTTGAAAATGTACTCTATGTCAACTGTGAGAAGGTTGCAGTCTACAGACCAAATCAGCTTAAGCCACCGTGGTCTAATTTTTACCACCTCAACTTTCAAAACAACCTGCTAATTATTCTATATCCAAAttcctttcttaattttacACATGCAGTGTCCTTGCAACTGGGCAATAATAAGTTACAGAACATTGAGGGAGGGGCCTTTATGGGTCTTAGTGCATTAAAACAGTTGCATTTGAACAACAACGAATTAAAGATTCTCCGAGCTGACACTTTCCTTGGCATAGAGAACTTGGAGTATCTCCAAGCTGACTACAATTTAATCAAGTTTATTGAACGGGGAGCCTTCAATAAGCTTCACAAGCTGAAAGTCCTGATCCTTAATGACAATCTGATTTCATTCCTTCCCGATAATATTTTTCGATTTGCTTCTCTAACCCATCTGGATATACGAGGGAATCGAATACAGAAGCTTCCGTACATTGGAGTTCTGGAACACATTGGGCGAATTGTTGAATTGCAGCTGGAAGACAACCCCTGGAATTGTACTTGTGATTTGTTGCCTTTGAAAGCCTGGCTGGAGAACATGCCCTACAACATCTACATCGGAGAAGCTATCTGTGAAACACCTAGTGACTTGTATGGAAGGCTGCTGAAAGAAACCAACAAGCAAGAGCTGTGCTCCATGGGGACGGGGAGTGATTTTGACGTGCGCATTCTGCCTCCCTCACAGCTGGAGCCCGGTTTCAGCACACCGAACGGCCACACCACTCAAACATCAGTGCACAGATTAGTCACAAAGCCGCCAAAGACTACGAATCCTTCGAAGATCTCGGGGATAGTAGCAGGCAAAGCACTATCTAATCGCAATCTCAGTCAAATTGTATCTTACCAGACCAGGGTGCCTCCTTTAACTCCTTGTCCGGTCCCCTGTGTTTGCAAAACGCATCCTTCAGACTTGGGATTAAGTGTAAATTGCCAAGAAAGAAATATAGAGTCGATGGCCGAACTTGTACCAAAACCTTTAAATGCCAAGAAACTGCATGTAAATGGCAATTATATTAAGGATGTGGACACTACAGATTTCATTGAGTTTGAGGGGCTGGATTTGCTACATTTAGGCAGCAATCGGATTTCAGTGATCAAAGGAGAAGTTTTCCGCAACCTTACAAATTTACGGAGATTGTATCTCAATGGCAATCAGATAGAGCGTCTGAGCCCAGAAATGTTTGCTGGCCTCCACAACTTGCAATATCTCTATTTGGAATACAATGTTATCAAAGAAATCCTAGCAGGCACCTTTGACTTAATGCCAAATTTGCAGTTGCTCTACCTAAACAACAATCTTCTGCGAAGCTTGCCAGCGTACATTTTTGCTGGTGCACCACTTGCTAGACTGAATCTGAGGAACAATCATTTCATGTATTTACCTGTAAGTGGCGTTCTTGATCAGCTAAAATCTCTTACGCAAATTGATTTGGAAGGTAATCCATGGGACTGCACTTGTGATTTAGTTGCTTTAAAACTGTGGCTTGAAAAACTAAATGAAGGTATTGTGGTGAAGGAATTGAAATGTGAAACACCTGTACAGTTTGCTAACATTGAACTTAAGTCTCTGAAAAATGAGATCCTCTGTCCTAAACTTTTAAACAAGCCATCTGCTCTGTTCACTAGTCCTATGCCCGCTGTTACTTTTACAACACCACTGGGACCAGTTCGGAGTCCTCCTGGTGGCCCAGTTCCGTTGTCCATCCTGATCTTAAGCATTTTAGTTGTGCTTATTTTAACagtgtttgttgctttttgtcttcttgtttttGTGCTTCGGCGcaacaaaaaaccaactgtAAAGCATGAAGGCATTGGAAATCAAGAATGCAGTTCTATGCAACTGCAGCTAAGAAAGCACGATCACaagtcaaacaaaaaagatgGACTAGGTGCAGAGGCCTTCATTCCTCAAACCATTGAGCAGATGAGCAAAAGCCATACCTGTGGCTTAAAAGAGTCTGAAACGGGCTTCACGTTTGCTGACCCACCAGGGCAAAAAGTCATTCTGAGAAATATTAATGACAAGGAGAAAGATTTATTGCATGTGGATACCAGAAAAAGACTTAGCACAATCGATGAACTGGATGAGTTATTCCCTGGGAGGGATTCCAATGTAtttattcaaaattttcttgaaagtaaaaaagaataCAACAGCATAGGGGTCAGTGGCTTTGAAATACGTTATCCAGAGAAACTACAAGACAAAAAAACTAAGAAATCTCTAATAGGTGGTAATCATAGTAAAATTGTAgtagaacaaagaaaaagtgaatattttGAACTAAAAGCTAAACTTCAAGGTTCACCTGACTACCTACAAGTCCTTGAAGAACAAACAGCTTTGAATAAAATATAG